The genomic DNA CGGCTGCTGGTGCGGCTGTTCGAGGCCAGGCTCGACCCCCGGCGCTCGGAGGAGGTCCGCTCGGAGCTGCAGGAGGCGATGCAGGAGGAGATCCTCGGCGCGCTGGACGACGTGGCCTCCCTGGACGAGGACCGGATCCTGCGGGCCTACCTGGAGATGATCAAGGCGACGCTGCGGACGAACTACTTCCAGACGGTGGACGGCGAGCGCAAGCCGTACATCAGCCTGAAGTTCGACTCGCCGTCGATCAGCGTGCTGCCGCTGCCCCGGCCGAAGTTCGAGGTCTTCGTCTACTCGCCCCGGGTCGAGGGCGTGCACCTGCGCTTCGGCAAGGTCGCGCGCGGCGGCCTGCGCTGGTCGGACCGGATGGAGGACTTCCGTACGGAGGTTCTCGGGCTGGTGAAGGCGCAGATGGTGAAGAACACCGTCATCGTCCCCACCGGCTCCAAGGGCGGCTTCGTCGTGAAAAATCCGCCTAAGTCGGGTGCGCGGGAGGACGTGCTCGCCGAGGGCGTCGCCTGCTACCGGATGTTCATCTCCGGTCTGCTGGACCTCACCGACAACCTCGTCGACGGCCAGGTGGTCCCGCCCGCCGACGTGGTCAGGCACGACGGGGACGACACCTACCTGGTGGTCGCCGCCGACAAGGGCACCGCGACGTTCTCCGACATCGCCAACGACGTGGCGAAGAAGTACGGCTTCTGGCTGGGCGACGCCTTCGCCTCGGGCGGCTCGATCGGCTACGACCACAAGGGCATGGGCATCACCGCCCGCGGCGCCTGGGAGTCGGTCAAATACCACTTCCGCACGACCGGGGTGGACATCCAGACCACCGACTTCACGGTGGTCGGCGTCGGCGACATGTCCGGCGACGTGTTCGGCAACGGCATGCTGCTCTCCCAGCACATCAGGCTGGTCGCCGCCTTCGACCACCGGCACATCTTCGTCGACCCCGACCCGGACGCCGCGCGCGGTTACGCCGAACGCGCCCGGCTGTTCGCGCTGCCGCGCAGCTCGTGGGCCGACTACGACACCTCGCTCATCGCCCCGGGCGGTGGCGTCTGGCCGCGCACGGCCAAGTCGATCCCGGTGACCCCGCAGATGCGCGCCGCGCTCGGCATCGCCGACGGTGTGGCCTCACTGGCCCCCAACGACCTGATCAGCGCCATCCTGCGGGCCCCGGTCGACCTGCTGTGGAACGGCGGCATCGGCACCTACGCCAAGGCGTCGGGCGAGTCGAACGCCGACGTCGGCGACAAGGCCAACGACGGCCTGCGGGTCGACGCCGCCGAACTGCGCTGCAAGGTGATCGGGGAGGGCGGCAACCTGGGCTTCACCCAGCTGGCCCGGATCGAGTTCGCGCTCCGCGGGGGGCTCGTCAACACCGACTTCATCGACAACTCGGCGGGGGTGGATACCTCCGACCACGAGGTGAACATCAAGGTCCTGCTGGACCGGGCGGTCCGCGACGGCGAGCTCACCGACAAGCAGCGCAACCAGCTCTTCCTCGACATGACCGACGAGGTCGGGCAGCTCGTGCTGCGGGACAACTACGACCAGAACGTGGTGCTGGCCGCCGCCCGCGCGCAGGCGGCCGAGATGCTGCACATCCACTCGCGTCAGCTCCGCAGGCTGGAACGGGCCGGGCTGGTCAACCGGGAGCTGGAGTTCCTGCCGTCGGACAAGACGCTCGCCGAGCGGCGTCAGGCCGGGCTCGGGCTGACCGCGCCGGAGTTCTCGGTGCTGCTGGCCTACACCAAGCTGGTGGTGGACGCCGAGATCCTCGGTTCGGACCTGCCCGACGACCCCTACCTGGCGTCCTGGCTGGTGTCCTACTTCCCGACGGCGCTGCGCGAGCGCTTCCGCGACTACATGGACGCCCACCCGCTCCGCCGGGAGATCATCACCACCGGTGTGGTGAACGACCTGGTCAACTCCAGCGGAACCACCTTCATGTTCCGTCTCGGCGAGGAGAGCGGCGCGTCCACCCCGGACATCGCCCGCGCCTACCTCGTCACGCGTGAGGTCTTCGACCTGCCCAGCTTCTGGCGGCAGATCGAGGAGTTGGACAACAAGGTGGACACCTCAACGCAGATCGCCATGAAGCTGGAGGCCCGCAAGCTGGCCGAGCGCGGCACCCGCTGGCTGCTCGGCAACCGCCGCGCGCCGCTGGACCTGGCCTCCACGGTGAGCTTCTTCGCCAAGGGCATGAACGGACTGCTGGCGGACGTGCCCAAGCTGCTGACCGGTTCGGACCTGGTGGCGTTCGAGGAGCGCAGAGACGGCTTCATCGCCCGGGGCGTACCCGCCGACCTGGCCGAGCGGGTCGCCGCGATGGTCCCGGCCTACTCCACGTTCGATCTCGTGGAGGTCTCCTCCTACACCGGCAGGCCGGTGAGCGAGGTGGCCGAGGTCTACTTCGACCTGGCCGACCGGCTCCAGCTCTCCGGGCTCCGTGAGCGCGTCATCGCCCTGCCCAGGGACAACCGGTGGAACTCCATGGCCAGGGCCGCACTCCGCGACGATCTCTACGCCGCGCACGCCACGCTCACCCGTGACGTCATGATGCACAGCACACCGGGGCTGTCGCCCGAGGAGCGCCTGGCGCACTGGACCGAGGCCAACTCGGCGGCGATGAGCCGGGCCCGGCAGACCCTGTCGGAGATCTGGGAGAGCGACAACTTCGATCTCGCCACGCTCTCGGTGGCGCTGCGCGCGATCCGCACACTGGTGGCGGCCACCAACCTGCCGCACAGCGAGGCCTGACCGGCCCGCGGCGATCCGGGCCCTCGGACGGGGCCCGGATCATGGCCGTCCCGTGGAGGACCGTGCCCGCCCGGTCTCCAGGGCGCTCAGCGGGCCCTCGGAAAAGACTCTCGGAAGGGCGCTCAGCGGGCCCTCGGCAGGGGCGCTCGTCAGGGGCGCTCGGAAGGGCCCCTCGGACGCGCTCTCAGGAGGCGAAGACCTTGGTGATCCCGCCCAGGTAGCCGATCACCCTGGCCGGCCGGTGGCTGTTCCTGGCCGGGACGGTGCTCACGTACAGCTGCGTCTCGACGGTGCGCAACTGCTTGTTGGCGGAGCTCGCCCCGGCCAGCTTCCGGTCCTTCGGCGGCACCCGGACCTCCGTCGCGCAGGGGTGGAGCACGGTGGTCACGGTGGTGGTCCTGATCAGTGAGTAGGTGACCATGGCCCCGCCGTCGACGGTGCGCAGGGCGTGCACCGGGTAGCTGCTCGCGGCGAAGATCGAGTCGTAGTCCATGCACTCCTCCCCCCGGTAGCGCCTCCGGTTGTCGGTGATCTCGTCGGCGTAGCCGGTGGTGCGCGGGCCCTCCGCGACCAGCCCGGCGGTGAACCCCCCGGTGCCCTCCTCCGCCGAGGTCGCGTGGAGCGGAGCCATGAGCCGCGGGCTGATCGCGACGGTCATGTCCTCGGAGTCCAGCGCGGTGGCGTAGCCCTGCAGGTCCTTGGCGATCTCCGGTGCCCGGGTCCCCGGCTCCAGCAGGGAGGTGGAGCTGAGCGACCAGCCCTTCTCCTCGTGCTTGAAGGTCAGTACGGCGGTGCGCGTGTCACCCGTTCTGTCCCAGCGGTTCACGATCGCGGCGAACCAGTGGGAGCCCCGCTGGGCCCGGGGGACCAGCAACTGCGGCCTGCCCCAGGTGTAGCGGGGGAGGGTGCCCACCAGGCCGCCCGCGGCCACCCGGGCGAGGGCCTGCTGCCCGTCGCTGGTCTGCTCCAGCAGGTTCCTGACGTCGGCGTCCTGACGCGGCGTCGCACGGCTCAGCACCTCCTGCGCGCCCAGGATGCCCGCCACCACCCGCTCGGCCTCGGCGAGCGTGACCGGGGGCTCGGCCAGCGCGGCCGGGGACGGGGTGGAGCCGGCCGCCGAGGGTGTCTTCTCCGCCGGTTCGCCGCCGGAACCCGAGCAGGCCGTGGCCACGGCCATCAGGACCAGGACGGGCGCGAGCAGATTCCGTCGACCACGTCCCCGCACGTCCGCCTCCCGATGGGTCTCCTCCCGCGCCCATGCTAGCCATGGCACGGGTGCGTGCCGTACACAACGGGGCTCGGCGGTCGCGTACCCTTTACAGACGTGGCACTCATCGACCCGGCAGAAGAGATCACCGAGCTTACCGGCACGCTGAACAGCATTCAGGACGTGCTCGACGTCGACGCGATACGAAAGCAGCTCGAAGAGCTCGGGGAGCAGGCCGCCGCGCCCGACCTGTGGAACGACCAGGAGCATGCCCAGAAGGTCACCAGCAAGCTCTCCTACCTGCAGGGCGAGGTCAACAGGGTCGAGACCCTGGGCCGGCGGCTCGAGGACCTGAGCGTCCTGTACGAGCTCGCCGCCGCCGAGGACGACGAGGAGACCCGCGAGGAGGCCGACCGCGAGCTGGCGTCCCTGCGGAGCGACATCGGCGCCCTGGAGGTCCGCACCCTGCTCTCCGGGGAGTACGACGGCCGTGAGGCGGTCGTCACGATCCAGTCCCAGGCCGGTGGCGTGGACGCCGCCGACTGGGCCCAGATGCTCCAGCGGATGTATCTGCGGTGGGCCGAGCGCAAGGGCTACCCGACGGAGGTCTACGAGACCTCCTACGCCGAGGAGGCCGGGATCAAGTCGACGACCTTCACCGTGAAGGCGCCCTACGCCTACGGCACGCTCCGCGGCGAGCACGGGACGCACCGGCTGGTCCGCATCAGCCCGTTCGACAACCAGGGCCGCCGCCAGACCTCCTTCGCGGGCGTCGACGTCGTGCCGGTCGTCGAGACGACCGACCACATCGACATCAACGAGGACGACCTGCGGGTCGACGTCTACCGGTCCTCCGGCCCCGGCGGTCAGGGCGTCAACACCACCGACTCCGCGGTCCGCCTGACCCACCTGCCCACCGGCATCGTGGTCTCCTGCCAGAACGAGCGCTCCCAGCTGCAGAACAAGGCGACCGCGATGGCGGTCCTGCAGTCCAAGCTGCTGGAGCGCAAGCGGCAGGAGGAGGCCGCGGCGCTGAACGAGATCCGGGGTGAGTCCACCACCTCGTGGGGCACCCAGATCCGCAACTACGTGCTGCACCCCTACCAGATCGTCAAGGATCTGCGGACCGGCACCGAGGCGGGCAACCCCAGCACGGTGCTCGACGGCGACCTCGACGAGTTCATCGAGTCGGAGATCCGCTGGACCCGTCGCCAGGAGTCGGGCGTCGAGCAGTGACATCGTGGCCCCGGGGGGCGCGAGGGTGCCTCCGGCACGCCCCCGGGTGCCCTGTGACGTCCTGGTGAGGTCTCTTCCGAGAGAGGGGCCTCAGGTGCCTGTGAGGTGCTTCAGGGCGAGGGTGAGGAAGAGCAGGGCGAGCAGCGCGAAAGAGATCAGCGCGGGGGTCATCCCGCCCAGTCCGTGATGGTGCATCCGCTCCCGGTTGGCGCGGCACATGGGGCAGCGGCCCTCCGCGACAGGGTGCGCGCACCCCGCGCAGACGAGGTCTTCACAGCTCATGTTGTCCTCCCTCTTCGAGGTCAGAACTACTTTATGTGGTCATTACCGTGCGCCGAATCGTTTTGTTTCCGTTATGGACTTTCCATGCCAGTCTTCCCCCTAGACTGGGCTCCGGCCAACCGGAACGTCGATCACAGGGAAGGATCGGCGCCCCCCGGCCGGCGAGAGGCGGAAGTGGACCTCTGCCCCTCCCGCGACCGTCCTACCCCCTAGACTGGCATGCCGTGATGCGCCCGTGATCCATTTTGATAATGTCACCAAGGTCTACGCGAACCAGAACCGCCCCGCGTTGGACCACGTCAGCGTCGATGTCGACAAGGGCGAGTTCGTGTTCCTCGTCGGCCCCTCGGGCTCGGGAAAGTCGACCTTTCTCCGCCTGGTCCTGAAGGAGGAGCGCCCCAATTCGGGGGCGATCCATGTGGCCGGCAAAGATCTCGCCCGACTGTCCAATTTCAAGATCCCGCACCTGCGCCGCCGGATCGGCTGCGTCTTCCAGGACTTCCGGCTGCTGCCGAACAAGAACGTGTACGAGAACGTCGCGTTCGCCCTGGAGGTCATCGGCAAGCCCCGGCGGTTCATCCGCAAGGTCGTGCCCGAGGTCGTCGAGCTCGTCGGCCTGGAGGGCAAGGCCCACCGGATGCCCGACGAGCTGTCCGGCGGCGAGCAGCAGCGGGTCGCGATGGCCCGCGCCTTCGTCAACCGGCCTATGATCCTGCTTGCTGACGAGCCGACCGGAAACATCGACCCGGCGACGAGCATCGGCATCATGAAGGTGCTCGACCGGATCAACCGGACCGGCACTACCGTCGTCATGGCCACGCACGACGCGGCCATCGTCGACTCCATGCGCAAGCGCGTAGTGGAACTGGAGGACGGAAAGATCGTCCGAGACCAGTCGCGTGGCGTGTACGGCCAGGCGTACTGACCCAGGACCAGAGACAGCGACAGGAAGAGCATGCGGGCAAACTTCATCTTCTCCGAGGTCTGGATTGGCCTCCGCCGTAACCTCACGATGACCGTCGCGGTCATCGTGACCGTGGCCATCGGCATGGCGCTGCTGGGTGTGGGTCTGATGATCAACACCCAGATCTCCAGCATGAAGGACTTCTGGTCGGACAAGGTCGAGGTCTCGGCCTACCTGTGCAAGAAGAACGACGTCTTCCCGGTGTGCAAGGGCAGCGGCGGCGTCAACGCGCAGGAGCAGGCAGAGCTCAAGGCGAAGATCGAGGCGATGCCCGAGGTCGAGCACGTCGAGTTCGAGGACGCGGCCGCGGCCTACCAGAACTGGCGGGCTCAGAACGCCAGCAACACCGTGATGCTCACCGCCATCCAGGCGGAGGACATGCCGGAGTCCTTCCGGATCAAGCTGAAGGATCCCAAGACCTACCCGGCGGTGATCCAGAATCTCGAGGGCGCCCCCGGGATCTCCAGGGTGATCAACCAGCAGGCGCTCCTGGAGAACTTCTTCGGGCTGCTGGAGGTCGTCGGCTGGGCGGCCCTGGTGATCGCGGTCACCCTGGTCTTCGCGGCCGCGCTGCTGATCGGCAACACGGTCCGGCTGTCGGCCTACAACCGCAGGCGTGAGACCGGCATCATGCGGCTGGTCGGGGCCTCCAACCTCTACATCCAGCTCCCGTTCGTGATGGAGGGGGTCATCGCCGGCCTCCTCGGCGGCGTGGTGGCGGCGGTGCTGCTGATCGTCAGCAAGGTGTTCATCTTCGACAAGGTGCAGAAGTTCCTGGCCAACAGCGAGCTCACCTGGGAGACCGTGGCGACGGTGATCTCCTTTACGATGATCATCGGCGTGGTCATCTGTGTCCTCGCCTCGTTCTTCACGCTCCGCCGCTACCTGCGGGTGTGACGGGGCCGTGCTCATGACCCGCTCGCCCGGGCGCCTCCCGCGCTCAGGCGCGGTCCGCCGCTCCGGACCCCGGTAGGCTCAAGGACATGCCACGTGAGACCGGGCGGAAGGTCATCGCCCAGAACAAGCGTGCCTGGCACGATTACCACATCGAGGACACCTACGAAGCTGGTCTCGTGTTGCAGGGCACCGAGGTCAAGTCGCTCCGCCTCGGCCGAGCCTCCCTCCTTGACGGCTACGCGGTGATCAAGGACGGTGAGGCCTGGTTGATCAACGTCCACATCCCCGAATACACCATGGGGACCTGGACGAACCACGCGGCGCGGCGCACCCGCAAGCTGCTGCTGCACCGCAAGGAGATCGACAAGCTGGTCTCCAAGACGAAGGAGGGCGGCCTCACCCTGGTGCCGCTCGCGATCTACTTCAAGGACGGCAAGGCCAAGATCGAGATTGGCCTCGCGAAGGGCAAGAAGGACTGGGACAAGCGGCAGACGCTGGCCGAGAATCAGGCCAAGCGTGAGATGGCCCGCTCACTGAGGTACAGGAACAGGTAATTGTGACGGGGAAGGCTCGGCGGACCGTTGCCGCGGCGCTCGCGCTGGCGGTGACGACCCCCATGCTGTCCGCGTGTTTCGAGGAGCCGTCGGCCCACGAGGCGGTGCGTGACTTTCTGGTCGGCTGGCAGACCGGCGACTACGCCATGGCCGCCCGGCGTACCGACGGAGACCAGAAGGTGGTCCGCCGGGCACTGGAGGACGCCAAGATCCACCTTGACGCGGCCTCGTTCCGCTTCAGGCTCAACGGGCTCCGGAGCGTGGGGGAGCGGACCGAGGCCGACTTCGAGGCCGAGGTCGACCTCGGAGAGAACAACCCCCTGTGGGAGTACGCCGGCCGGCTCCCGCTCCAGCTGGTGGACGGCCAGTGGAAGGTGCACTGGTCGCCCAGTGTGATCCACCCCCAGTTGCACGAGGGCGAGCGTTTCGCCGTGGACGTCACGCCCTACGGGCGCAGATCGATCCTCGACCGCACCAACGATCCGCTCCAGCAGCCGGCGACCCTGTACGTGGCGACCGTCGTCCCGTCCATGCTGAAGGATCCGGTCGCGGTCTGCCGGCAGCTCTCCAAGATCACCGGATTCCCGCAGGACCGGCTGCTCAGCAAGATCCGTTCGGCGATCCCCAACGCCCAGGTGCCGCTGGTCACCTTCGGCCGGCTCAAGTACGACCAGCTCCGTGCGCGCCTTGAGGCCATCCCGGGAGTCACCACCTCCCCGGAACCGCTGCTGATCGATCCCGAGTCGCCCGCCCAGATCGTCGGCTCCGTCACCGCCGTCACCCCGGAGAGCGAGCAGCAGCTCGGCGGGCCGCAGCGGGCCGGAGACACCGTCGGCCGCAGCGGCCTGCAGAAGGCCTACCAGGAATACCTCACCGGATCCACCGAGACCCGTGTGATCACCCTGAACGCCAAGACCTCGAAAGAGGTCACCGAGCTGCGCAAGTGGCCTCCCAGCCGGTCCAACTCCGAGGTGCGGACCACGCTCGACCGCTCCATCCAGAAGGCCGCCGACACCGCGCTGCTCGGCGACGGGGTGCCGGCCATGCTGGTGGCGGTCCAGGCCTCGACCGGCGAGGTGCGGGCCGTCGGCACCACGAAGGAGTACAACCAGGAGAGGCAGGCGCTCGCCGGGAAGTTCCACGCGGGGAGCATCTTCTCGATCATGTCCGTCGAGGGGCTGCTCAAGGCCAAGGTGAGCTTCAAACAGAAGCTCGCCTGCCCGGTCGACCGGACCGTGGGCGGTGCCCAGTTCCACCAGACCGCGGCCCCCGCCGGGAGCACGCTGAGCATCCAGGGCGCCTTCGCCAACGGTTGTGTGACCGCGCTGGCCTCGCTGGCCCGCAGGGTCGACGGTGCGGAGCTGGCGGCCAGCGCCGCACGGTTCGGCATCGGCTCCCAGTGGAGCCTGCCGCTGAAGACCTTCAGCGGCAAGGTGAGCCAGATGAAGAACGACGCCGCCACCGCCAAGGCCATCGCCGGGCAGAACGTCCTGGTCAGCCCGCTCTCCATGGCGCTGGTCGCCGGGGCGGTCGCCCGGGGCACCTGGCGGCCGCCCGTCCTGGTCACCGAGCCCAGGACCCCGGACCCCTCGGCCGAGGCCGCGCCGCCGAAGGCGCCGGACCCGATCGACATCGACCCGGCGACGATCAGCACCCTCAAGTCGCTCATGCGGGCCGGCGTGTCCTCGGGCTCGGCCCGTTCGGCCGCCGCGGCGGGCGACCCGGTCTACGGCATCACCGCCTCCGCCGCCCAGGGGCGCAAGCCGATGGCCTGGTTCGTCGGCTGGCAGGAGGACGTGGCGGTGGCGGTGCTGGCGCAGAGCTCCGACTCCACCGCGGGGGCGGCCATCGCCGGACGGTTCTTCCAGGGGCTGCACACCGGGTTGTAGCTCAGCGGAACATTCTCAACACTCTAGGCAACCATCGCGCGCCCCAGCTGCGTCTTTCCAGATGACCGGGGGCCGCTCGGGGGTTGCGGCCCCGGTCGCCGCGATGAGACCAGGGTCCCGTTTCGGGGGAGGCTCTGGCCGTCCGGACCGGCACGACCCTGCCGGTCGACCCCGGGGACGTGTGCGACAGCGCCGCGTTCCCGGGGTTTCGGCACCTCCCGTACGGCTTCCCGACCTCGGAGCGGTCGGCCGGCCGGGAATTCAGTTGGCGTTACCCGTGTTGTAGCGGGTATCTTCGGATAGCTCGGTCCTTCGGGGCCGGGTTGAAAACTCAACAGGGGGTGACTGGTTTCGACTTTGACTTTGCAATTCAGGGGAAGCGGGTCGAGGACTGCGGACATAACCTCGTTAACACTGTGACCGCGACCAACAAGTGCCAATAAGACGCACTCCGAAGTCAGCCAGGGCAACCTGGCACTCGCCGCCTAAGCAGCGAGTGACTTCTGCCGGCCCGGGAGCGCCTCCGGCCCGGATCCGGCATCGCTAGGAGGCTCAACCGATCGACCCGGCCACGGGGAAGATCGGGAAATCAAACAGTGGCTGAGCCCGTCGGCGTCTTGCCTGTGTGATCGCCGGGGCTGAGAAAAGCAGAACAGGCTGTGCCCGGAGAAGCCCTGTTTTGGAGTTGAAGGACGCGGGTTCGATTCCCGCCACCTCCACCCCCGTTCCGCATTCGAACGTGCGGAGCAGATCGTCGAAGGGCGGTCGGCTGGCGATGTCGCCTGCCGACCGCCCTTGATCTTTTTCCGGCCGGGGATCGCCGTTGTGCACGTCACGGAGTATCGGGAAGTGGGACGAACGTCGGGAAAGCTAGGCTAACCCCGATGAATCCTTCGGAACAGGTCACACCAGGCGATTCGCCGGTGATCGGCGGCTACACACTCCGGCGTGTGCTCGGGCGCGGCGGCATGGGCACCGTGCACCTCGCCACCACCCCGGCCGGTGCGCTGGCCGCGGTGAAGGTGATCAATCCGGAACTGGCCCGCGATCCGGCGTTCCAGCGGCGTTTCGAGCGCGAGGTCGCCGCCGCCCGCCTGGTGGCCCGGTTCTGTACGGCCCCCGTGCTGGACGCCGGGTTCGACGGGGACGTGGCCTACCTCGTCACCGAATACGTCAAGGGCCCCGACCTGGCGCATGCCGTACGGGAACAGGGGCCGATGGCCGGCTCCGACCTGGAGGCCCTGGCGGTCGGCATCGCGGTGGCGCTGAACGCGATCCACGGAGCCGGGGTGGTCCACCGGGATCTCAAGCCGTCGAACGTACTGCTCTCCCCGCTGGGCCCACGCGTGATCGACTTCGGGATCGCGAAGCTGGTCGAAGGGGACAGCCTGGCGACCCAGGCGATTCTGGGGACGCCCGCGTTCATGGCTCCCGAACAGGTGCGTGGGGAGCCGATCACCCCGGCGGCGGACGTCTACGCCTGGGGCGGTGTGGTCGTGTTCGCGGGGACCGGGCGGTTGCCGTTCGGCGGTGGAGCGCCGGCGGAGGTCCTCTACCGGATCGTCAACGAGGGGCCGCACCTCGACGGGCTGGACGGGCGGATGCGCGGCTTCGTCGAGCGGGCCATGGCCAAGGACCCGGCGAGCCGGCCGAGCGCCCGGGAACTGCTCGGCGAGCTGGTCGGCGGCCCGGACGCGACACCCGCGACGGCTGTCCGGGTGGTCGAGCGGACCTGGACCGGTCAGCCTCCGGCCGAGGCCGATCCGACCCGGGCACAGGGCATGGGCGAGCAGTCCGCTCCGGACCGGTCGCACGGCACGTCCGGACAGCCGGCTCCGAGCTGGTCACCGGGTCCGCCCGGACCGGGGGACCGGCCCGAACAGGGCTGGCCGCAGAACCTGCCCGGTCAGGGTGACCGGCCCGAACAGGGCTGGTCACCGGGCCCGTCCGGTCCGCCTGGTCGGCCCGGACCGGGCTGGCCGCAGAACCTGCCCGAATACTCCGGTACGGGCATCGCCGGACAGGACCGGACGGATATGACCGGGGGACGTCCCCCCGGTCCGCCGCCCTATACGGCCGTGGGCAGCGGCACGCTGCCGGTCGGGGCCGGCGGGCCTGGTCTCGGCCCACCACCGGACGGGGCCGGAACCGCCGGGCGGGACCGGCCGGCGGCCCCCCGGGGCAGGCGACGGAGAAGGCTGTTCGCCGGGCTGGCCGCCCTGACCGTGGCGGTGGGGGCGGCGACGTGGTGGGCCGTGGCGAGGCCCGGCGAGGAATGGCCGTTCCATGCCGACTTCGGTGCCGCGGACCACTCCTGGTCGGTGGGTGCCACCGAGGCCGGGCGCGCGGAGACGGCCGACGGGGCCTACGTCCTGACCGTGAAACCGGGCTGGCGGCTGTGGAAGTCGGCTCCAGGCCCGGCCGAGCCCGAGTCGGGGGTGGTCATCAGCGGCGCGGCACGCCTGACCGAGGGGTCGGGGGAGTTCGGTGTCTGGTGCCGGGGTGACGCCGGCACCGGTGACCGATATGAGTTCGGGGTCGACGACGCCGGGACGGTCTCGATCACCAAACGCCAGGCCGGGCAGCAGGGCGTCGTCCTGTACGGCCCCGTCGAAAACACGAACATCAAGAAGTCGGCGGACAACCGCATCGTCGCCGAATGCCGTCCCGACGGGACGAAGCTCGCCCTGCGGATGTGGGTCAACGACGCGTTCGCCGGTGAGGCCGTCGACGACGCCCCCCATGCTCCCGGACTGACCGGCCTGTACGCGGCGCCGGACGGCGATGCGGAGCTGCGGGTGAGGTTCGGCTCGTTCGACCTGCGCCCGGCGGGCGGGTAGCGCATGCGGTTCGGTGTGCTCGGTCCCCTCCAGATCCTCGACGGCGAACGGATCCTGCCGCCGCCGGGCCCGGCCAAGCACCGTGCGGTCCTGGCCGCCCTGCTGCTGGGCGCGGGGCGCGTCGTGACGCTCGACCGGCTGGTCGCCGTGGTGTGGGGCGAGGATCCGCCGGCCTCCGCCGAGCCGGTGCTGCGGGTCTATGTGAGCGCGCTGCGCCGTCTGGTCGGAGCCGAGACCATCCGTACGGTCCCCGGGGGCTACCTGATCGCCGTCACCCCCGACCAGGTGGACGCGCACCGGTTCGAGCACATGGTGGAGCGGGCCCGCCGGAGCCGCGACGCGGGGAGGGCGGCCGAGGCGGCCGACGAGCTGCGTGCCGCGCTGGGGTTGTGGCGCGGACCGGCGCTGGCCGACGTCGACTCCGGCGAGCTGCGGCAGACGCACGCCGTACGCCTTGAGGAGCTGCGCCTCGGCGCCACCGAGGATCGGATCGACCTCGACCTCGCGCTCGGACGCCACGGCGAGGTCGTCGGTGAGCTCCGTGCCCTGGTGGCCGCCTACCCGCTCAGGGAGCGCGCATGGGGACAGCTGGTCCTCGCACTGCACCGGGGAGGGAGGCGTTCCGAGGCGCTCGCGGCCTACCAGGACGCCCGCCGCCTGCTGGTGGAGGAGCTGGGCCTGGAGCCGGGACCCGAGCTGCGGGCGGCCCACGACAGGGTGCTGGCGGGAGAGAGCCGGGAGCCCGGTGCCCGTACGCAGGAAGCGCCGAACGAGACGCCGCCCGACATCGCCGACTTCACCGGCCGCACGCAGGTCCTGAGCTGGATCGCCGGGGAGACGCCCGCTCCCGGCGGAGCCCCGGTGCATCTGGTGCTGCACGGTTCCGCCGGTTCGGGCAAAAGCGCGGTGGCCGTCCGCGCGGCCACGCTGCTGGGTGCGCGGTTCCCCGACGGCCGGCTGTACGCCGCGCTGCGTGCGGGCGACCGGCCGGTCGGCGTGGGCGCCGTGCTGGAGGACCTGCTGCGCTCTCTCGGCTGCCCCGAAGGTGCCGTGCCCG from Streptosporangium sp. NBC_01756 includes the following:
- the prfB gene encoding peptide chain release factor 2, coding for MALIDPAEEITELTGTLNSIQDVLDVDAIRKQLEELGEQAAAPDLWNDQEHAQKVTSKLSYLQGEVNRVETLGRRLEDLSVLYELAAAEDDEETREEADRELASLRSDIGALEVRTLLSGEYDGREAVVTIQSQAGGVDAADWAQMLQRMYLRWAERKGYPTEVYETSYAEEAGIKSTTFTVKAPYAYGTLRGEHGTHRLVRISPFDNQGRRQTSFAGVDVVPVVETTDHIDINEDDLRVDVYRSSGPGGQGVNTTDSAVRLTHLPTGIVVSCQNERSQLQNKATAMAVLQSKLLERKRQEEAAALNEIRGESTTSWGTQIRNYVLHPYQIVKDLRTGTEAGNPSTVLDGDLDEFIESEIRWTRRQESGVEQ
- the ftsE gene encoding cell division ATP-binding protein FtsE produces the protein MIHFDNVTKVYANQNRPALDHVSVDVDKGEFVFLVGPSGSGKSTFLRLVLKEERPNSGAIHVAGKDLARLSNFKIPHLRRRIGCVFQDFRLLPNKNVYENVAFALEVIGKPRRFIRKVVPEVVELVGLEGKAHRMPDELSGGEQQRVAMARAFVNRPMILLADEPTGNIDPATSIGIMKVLDRINRTGTTVVMATHDAAIVDSMRKRVVELEDGKIVRDQSRGVYGQAY
- a CDS encoding NAD-glutamate dehydrogenase, whose translation is MPLDEAKDELLRSAAEMCAHTPGSDHLGVEEALAYLRLYYRHVAPEDLLNRNPVDVYGPAMTQRQLAENRPQGRALVRAYTPTLEEHGWDPGSSVIEVVTDDMSFLVDSVTMELDRHHIGTRLVVHPQMRVRRDMTGRMLHKDRDDVTGQTLVESWIHVEIDRQTDPAALRELETDLQRVLGDVRYAVEDSVKMRALALQTAEDVSVSPPPLDLAGVEDSLELMRWLADGHFTFLGYREYRLEEGEEGAALRPVPGTGLGILRHDKAGSDSFAALSPELRAKAREKQQMLIVTKANTRATVYRPTYLDYVGVKLFDAAGEVVGERRFLGLFTHVAYSESISRIPVLRRKLAEVLDLAGLAPDSHDGKDLIEILETFPRDELFQTSVEQLLPIALGVLRLRERKQVKVFLRPDDYGRYVSCLVYLPRDRYTTKIRVKMQEILLKAVGGTSFDYSAMIGESALARLHVVVRGERGKPLDADAVNVEELEARLAGATRSWDDDLATAITELSSEEDAPRLIRRYASAFPEGYKADFPARMAVADLRRLEVLAGSSDEIGMNLYEPYEAVDGARRFKLYRIGAPISLSHVLPLLQRMGVEVVDERPYEIDRDNDPDTKDAWIYDFGLRYTPSAEVDRDEFKRLFQDAFDALWRGRVESDGFNALVLAAGLTWEQAEILRVYAKYLRQAGTTFSQDYIERVLLGNVRLARLLVRLFEARLDPRRSEEVRSELQEAMQEEILGALDDVASLDEDRILRAYLEMIKATLRTNYFQTVDGERKPYISLKFDSPSISVLPLPRPKFEVFVYSPRVEGVHLRFGKVARGGLRWSDRMEDFRTEVLGLVKAQMVKNTVIVPTGSKGGFVVKNPPKSGAREDVLAEGVACYRMFISGLLDLTDNLVDGQVVPPADVVRHDGDDTYLVVAADKGTATFSDIANDVAKKYGFWLGDAFASGGSIGYDHKGMGITARGAWESVKYHFRTTGVDIQTTDFTVVGVGDMSGDVFGNGMLLSQHIRLVAAFDHRHIFVDPDPDAARGYAERARLFALPRSSWADYDTSLIAPGGGVWPRTAKSIPVTPQMRAALGIADGVASLAPNDLISAILRAPVDLLWNGGIGTYAKASGESNADVGDKANDGLRVDAAELRCKVIGEGGNLGFTQLARIEFALRGGLVNTDFIDNSAGVDTSDHEVNIKVLLDRAVRDGELTDKQRNQLFLDMTDEVGQLVLRDNYDQNVVLAAARAQAAEMLHIHSRQLRRLERAGLVNRELEFLPSDKTLAERRQAGLGLTAPEFSVLLAYTKLVVDAEILGSDLPDDPYLASWLVSYFPTALRERFRDYMDAHPLRREIITTGVVNDLVNSSGTTFMFRLGEESGASTPDIARAYLVTREVFDLPSFWRQIEELDNKVDTSTQIAMKLEARKLAERGTRWLLGNRRAPLDLASTVSFFAKGMNGLLADVPKLLTGSDLVAFEERRDGFIARGVPADLAERVAAMVPAYSTFDLVEVSSYTGRPVSEVAEVYFDLADRLQLSGLRERVIALPRDNRWNSMARAALRDDLYAAHATLTRDVMMHSTPGLSPEERLAHWTEANSAAMSRARQTLSEIWESDNFDLATLSVALRAIRTLVAATNLPHSEA